The following coding sequences lie in one Delphinus delphis chromosome 9, mDelDel1.2, whole genome shotgun sequence genomic window:
- the GIMAP1 gene encoding GTPase IMAP family member 1 isoform X2, which translates to MRGQKTARDEENAYGLEARESALQEPRLRLLLAGRSGTGKSATGNSILGQKRFLSRLGATSVTRTCATGSCRWAKWDVEIIDTPDLFSSKVSQTDPDCAERGRCYLLSAPGPHALLLVTQLGRFTAQDQQAWSGVKALFGDGIVTRTIVVFTREEDLAGGSLQHYVRDTENRALRELVAECGDRFCAFDNRAAGGKREAQVMALMGLVEELVRHHGGASYTNDLYSLAQALGGADPAERLRRVAERVAFCEQRRRERWPLTWLWRWPKARGNWRKLGVCTLMGALVLLYLLYRHRPEAVTG; encoded by the exons ATGAGAGGACAGAAGACagcaagagatgaagaaaacGCCTATG GTTTAGAAGCCCGCGAGTCTGCCCTGCAGGAGCCCAGGCTGCGGCTCCTCCTGGCCGGGAGGTCAGGGACTGGGAAAAGCGCCACGGGAAACAGCATCCTAGGCCAGAAGCGCTTCCTCTCCAGGCTCGGGGCGACGTCGGTGACCCGGACCTGCGCCACGGGCAGCTGCAGGTGGGCCAAGTGGGACGTGGAAATCATTGACACCCCGGACCTCTTCAGCTCCAAAGTCTCCCAAACAGACCCGGACTGCGCGGAGAGAGGCCGCTGCTACCTGCTCTCGGCGCCGGGGCCCCACGCCCTGCTCCTGGTGACCCAGCTGGGCCGCTTCACGGCCCAGGACCAGCAGGCCTGGAGTGGGGTGAAGGCGCTGTTCGGGGACGGCATCGTGACGCGCACCATCGTGGTCTTCACCCGCGAGGAAGACCTGGCTGGGGGCTCGCTGCAGCATTACGTGCGCGACACCGAGAACCGCGCGCTCAGGGAGCTGGTGGCCGAGTGTGGGGACCGATTCTGCGCCTTCGACAACCGAGCCGCCGGCGGGAAGCGGGAGGCGCAGGTGATGGCGCTGATGGGGCTGGTGGAGGAGCTGGTGAGGCACCACGGCGGCGCCTCCTACACCAACGACCTGTACAGCCTGGCGCAGGCCCTGGGGGGCGCGGACCCCGCGGAGAGGCTGCGCAGGGTGGCGGAGCGAGTGGCCTTCTGCGAGCAGAGGCGGCGGGAGCGCTGGCCGCTGACCTGGCTGTGGCGGTGGCCCAAGGCGCGGGGGAACTGGCGTAAGCTGGGCGTGTGCACCCTAATGGGCGCCCTGGTCCTGCTCTACCTGCTCTACAGGCACCGGCCAGAGGCCGTGACAGGGTGA
- the GIMAP1 gene encoding GTPase IMAP family member 1 isoform X1, whose protein sequence is MRGQKTARDEENAYGIQGTRVPGYVLSGSGAYRSLVLTGLEARESALQEPRLRLLLAGRSGTGKSATGNSILGQKRFLSRLGATSVTRTCATGSCRWAKWDVEIIDTPDLFSSKVSQTDPDCAERGRCYLLSAPGPHALLLVTQLGRFTAQDQQAWSGVKALFGDGIVTRTIVVFTREEDLAGGSLQHYVRDTENRALRELVAECGDRFCAFDNRAAGGKREAQVMALMGLVEELVRHHGGASYTNDLYSLAQALGGADPAERLRRVAERVAFCEQRRRERWPLTWLWRWPKARGNWRKLGVCTLMGALVLLYLLYRHRPEAVTG, encoded by the exons ATGAGAGGACAGAAGACagcaagagatgaagaaaacGCCTATG GCATCCAGGGGACCCGGGTGCCAGGATATGTGCTTTCAGGTTCGGGAGCTTACAGATCATTGGTGCTCACAGGTTTAGAAGCCCGCGAGTCTGCCCTGCAGGAGCCCAGGCTGCGGCTCCTCCTGGCCGGGAGGTCAGGGACTGGGAAAAGCGCCACGGGAAACAGCATCCTAGGCCAGAAGCGCTTCCTCTCCAGGCTCGGGGCGACGTCGGTGACCCGGACCTGCGCCACGGGCAGCTGCAGGTGGGCCAAGTGGGACGTGGAAATCATTGACACCCCGGACCTCTTCAGCTCCAAAGTCTCCCAAACAGACCCGGACTGCGCGGAGAGAGGCCGCTGCTACCTGCTCTCGGCGCCGGGGCCCCACGCCCTGCTCCTGGTGACCCAGCTGGGCCGCTTCACGGCCCAGGACCAGCAGGCCTGGAGTGGGGTGAAGGCGCTGTTCGGGGACGGCATCGTGACGCGCACCATCGTGGTCTTCACCCGCGAGGAAGACCTGGCTGGGGGCTCGCTGCAGCATTACGTGCGCGACACCGAGAACCGCGCGCTCAGGGAGCTGGTGGCCGAGTGTGGGGACCGATTCTGCGCCTTCGACAACCGAGCCGCCGGCGGGAAGCGGGAGGCGCAGGTGATGGCGCTGATGGGGCTGGTGGAGGAGCTGGTGAGGCACCACGGCGGCGCCTCCTACACCAACGACCTGTACAGCCTGGCGCAGGCCCTGGGGGGCGCGGACCCCGCGGAGAGGCTGCGCAGGGTGGCGGAGCGAGTGGCCTTCTGCGAGCAGAGGCGGCGGGAGCGCTGGCCGCTGACCTGGCTGTGGCGGTGGCCCAAGGCGCGGGGGAACTGGCGTAAGCTGGGCGTGTGCACCCTAATGGGCGCCCTGGTCCTGCTCTACCTGCTCTACAGGCACCGGCCAGAGGCCGTGACAGGGTGA